In a single window of the Coffea eugenioides isolate CCC68of chromosome 3, Ceug_1.0, whole genome shotgun sequence genome:
- the LOC113766938 gene encoding uncharacterized protein LOC113766938, translated as MGQRKTFFLSSSAVILVLLAAVIQGSHAVEYGVTNTAASTPGGARFGRDIGVQYSKQTLDSAANFIWRIFQENAPADRKNVQKVDMFVDDMDGVAYTSNDQIHVSARYIQGYSGDVRREITGALYHEMTHVWQWNGNGQAPGGLIEGIADYVRLQAGYAPSHWVKPGQGDQWDQGYDVTARFLDYCNSLKNGFVAQLNKKMRNGYSNNYFVELLGKSVDQLWNDYKAKFNTN; from the coding sequence ATGGGTCAACGGAAAACTTTCTTCCTCTCGTCTTCGGCGGTCATCCTCGTACTCTTAGCAGCGGTCATCCAGGGAAGCCATGCAGTGGAATACGGGGTAACAAACACCGCCGCGTCCACCCCAGGTGGTGCCCGATTCGGGAGGGACATCGGGGTCCAATACAGCAAGCAAACACTCGACTCCGCCGCGAATTTCATATGGAGGATCTTCCAGGAGAACGCTCCTGCCGACAGAAAAAACGTCCAGAAAGTTGACATGTTCGTCGATGACATGGATGGTGTTGCCTATACCAGCAACGATCAGATTCACGTAAGCGCGAGGTACATCCAAGGTTACTCGGGTGATGTTAGAAGAGAGATTACTGGGGCTCTCTACCATGAGATGACGCACGTTTGGCAGTGGAATGGGAACGGACAGGCTCCAGGAGGATTGATCGAGGGAATCGCGGATTATGTGAGGCTTCAAGCCGGGTATGCACCTAGTCATTGGGTGAAACCTGGGCAAGGCGACCAGTGGGATCAAGGATACGATGTCACCGCCCGCTTTCTTGATTACTGCAATAGCCTGAAAAATGGTTTTGTTGCGCAGCTTAACAAGAAGATGAGGAACGGTTATAGTAATAACTATTTTGTTGAGCTGCTGGGGAAGTCCGTCGATCAACTCTGGAACGACTACAAAGCTAAATTTAATACCAACTAA
- the LOC113765185 gene encoding basic endochitinase-like — MMSLKVHSIASIIVSILFSLVLTSECGVIVVYWGQNVMEGTLRDTCSSGLYRVVNIAFLPTFGSGQTPKLNLAGHCEPSSGGCKKYSEDIRQCQSQGIKVMLSIGGGTGNYSLSSANDAKQVADYLWNNFLGGKSNSRPLGDAVLDGIDFDIELGQGQSYYAALAQALSGYSKQGKKVYLTASPQCPFPDKKLNAALSTGLFDYVWIQFYNNPMCEYTSSSPNNFENSWKKWTSSIKANQFFVGLPASKMAAKSGFVPEQDLKSKVLPFVKTSSSKYGGIMLYDRSNDKQSNYGSAVKGSV; from the coding sequence ATGATGAGTCTCAAAGTTCATTCAATTGCTTCAATAATAGTCTCTATACTCTTTTCCCTCGTCTTGACTTCAGAATGTGGAGTCATTGTGGTCTACTGGGGCCAAAATGTAATGGAAGGCACCTTGCGCGATACATGTTCCTCTGGATTGTATCGGGTTGTTAACATAGCCTTCCTCCCAACTTTTGGCAGTGGTCAAACTCCTAAGCTGAACCTAGCTGGTCATTGTGAGCCTTCATCTGGGGGCTGTAAAAAATATAGCGAGGACATTCGCCAGTGTCAAAGCCAAGGAATTAAGGTCATGCTCTCAATAGGCGGTGGCACCGGGAACTATTCTTTATCATCAGCCAATGATGCCAAGCAAGTGGCTGATTATTTGTGGAACAACTTTTTAGGGGGAAAATCAAATTCAAGACCACTAGGTGATGCTGTTTTGGATGGTATCGACTTCGATATTGAACTTGGCCAAGGCCAATCTTATTATGCTGCTTTGGCTCAAGCATTGTCTGGTTACAGCAAGCAAGGCAAAAAAGTGTACTTAACTGCATCACCACAGTGTCCATTTCCTGATAAGAAACTCAATGCTGCCCTTAGCACTGGACTCTTTGACTACGTATGGATCCAGTTCTACAATAATCCTATGTGTGAGTACACTTCTAGCAGTCCCAACAACTTCGAAAATTCATGGAAGAAATGGACATCATCAATAAAAGCAAATCAATTTTTTGTTGGACTTCCGGCTTCAAAGATGGCTGCTAAAAGTGGTTTTGTTCCAGAACAGGATCTAAAATCGAAGGTCCTGCCGTTCGTGAAAACATCATCATCAAAATATGGTGGCATCATGCTTTACGATCGAAGCAATGATAAGCAGAGCAACTATGGTTCTGCTGTGAAGGGCAGTGTTTGA